A window from Candidatus Nitrospira neomarina encodes these proteins:
- a CDS encoding cohesin domain-containing protein, whose translation MLRLNSFCLLAMVLMMALMSCTLRETQLGDELEQKGDFDGAVAAYREAVRIDPFNTELNEKLKRVKLRAAEQHFSRGKQMLKEQKVGEALQEFQIAVGLDPEKNEYHTALNDVWRSKTAQQILLDAKSMESLGRYDESLQLYESAVELDHGLVEAVEGITRVVQLQKATQAIGGSAEPVTLRFQNTRLKQVFEILARTANIDILFDKDVRDDLVTIFTKDTPFDEALNLILTTNQLFAKRVGPDRLLVIPDTKQKREQYDDLQIRTFYLSNAKAKDMANLLRTILETKRVYVNEPLNTVVIRDEPDKVGLAEQIILANDRNDSEVLFEVEVLEVNRTNTQNLGLQFAKEAGFGIFPPGTESPNSAAFSLPSTFSFKQLTDIGQESFLFRFPSSVLLNFFKQESQAKTLASPKLRVLNNEKASINVGDKQPILLSTTNVLPGQASTGAVPTTSTVTSIEFKDTGIKLTVEPTVHLNRTISLRLQIEVTRLGERVILQASPLITQFKFGTRTADTALNMRDGETVVLGGLLSEDNTKTRDSVPGVDDIPVLGELFSNTNTNKVVTEVILVITPHIVRSVTPPQLAKHTMWSGTSNQYSTKPMFSQPNPAVSLLNTQDLLPDTTDSSESTAFPKDSSLTEGKTPLSTSVEPGSVDASPSMTDRPRLQVLPTATSVKVGDQISITIQGENLSSVGKTSLTLTYDPAVLSFAQANEGTVWTSQQMVPSMTVSAVPHLGQLVLQMGQEETAVQGSGSLATVTFEATGTGNSNIHIQQSTFLGANGQSIPVMVEHGRVLVE comes from the coding sequence ATGCTTAGATTGAATTCGTTTTGCCTGTTGGCCATGGTCTTAATGATGGCTCTGATGTCCTGCACTCTTCGTGAAACCCAGCTTGGAGATGAACTTGAGCAAAAGGGCGATTTCGACGGGGCCGTGGCGGCCTACCGGGAAGCCGTTCGAATAGACCCCTTTAATACCGAACTTAATGAAAAACTGAAAAGGGTAAAACTCCGGGCGGCAGAACAACATTTCTCCCGTGGGAAGCAAATGTTGAAAGAGCAGAAAGTTGGAGAAGCTCTTCAGGAATTCCAAATAGCTGTAGGGCTTGATCCTGAAAAGAATGAGTACCATACAGCCCTCAACGATGTCTGGCGTTCCAAAACAGCCCAACAAATCTTATTGGACGCCAAAAGTATGGAAAGTCTCGGACGATATGACGAGTCTTTGCAACTCTATGAATCCGCCGTCGAATTGGATCACGGTCTGGTAGAAGCTGTTGAAGGCATCACCAGAGTGGTCCAATTGCAGAAAGCCACGCAAGCCATCGGTGGCTCGGCGGAGCCCGTAACCCTTCGCTTCCAGAATACCCGACTCAAACAAGTCTTTGAAATTTTAGCAAGAACCGCCAATATCGATATTTTATTCGATAAGGATGTGCGAGATGACCTGGTGACTATTTTCACGAAGGACACGCCGTTTGATGAAGCCTTGAATCTCATTTTGACGACCAATCAACTGTTTGCCAAGCGGGTAGGCCCTGACCGGCTCCTGGTCATCCCCGATACCAAACAAAAACGGGAGCAATATGATGACCTGCAAATTCGCACATTTTATCTCTCCAATGCGAAAGCCAAAGACATGGCGAACTTGCTTCGTACGATTTTAGAAACGAAACGCGTCTATGTGAACGAGCCCTTGAACACGGTGGTCATCCGGGACGAACCGGACAAAGTCGGTCTGGCGGAACAGATCATCCTGGCCAATGATCGTAACGACTCGGAAGTCCTTTTTGAAGTGGAGGTTTTGGAAGTCAACCGTACCAACACCCAAAACCTGGGTTTACAGTTTGCCAAAGAGGCGGGATTTGGTATTTTCCCACCAGGCACTGAGTCTCCGAATTCCGCCGCCTTTTCCCTTCCATCAACATTTTCGTTCAAACAATTGACAGACATTGGTCAGGAGTCTTTCCTATTTCGATTTCCCAGCAGTGTGTTATTGAATTTTTTCAAACAGGAGTCTCAGGCCAAAACTCTGGCTTCGCCTAAACTCAGAGTGCTCAATAATGAAAAGGCTTCCATCAATGTCGGAGATAAGCAGCCCATTCTTCTCTCAACCACCAATGTCTTACCGGGACAGGCGTCCACGGGTGCCGTTCCTACGACTTCAACCGTGACCTCCATTGAGTTTAAGGATACGGGCATCAAACTTACCGTTGAACCGACCGTGCATTTAAACAGAACCATTTCCCTTCGATTGCAAATAGAAGTCACACGGCTCGGCGAGCGGGTCATTCTTCAAGCTTCTCCCCTAATTACCCAATTCAAGTTTGGAACCCGTACCGCGGACACGGCGCTCAATATGCGGGATGGTGAAACTGTCGTTCTCGGCGGGCTCCTTTCAGAGGACAACACAAAGACGCGGGATTCCGTACCCGGAGTCGATGACATTCCCGTCCTTGGGGAACTCTTTAGTAACACCAATACCAATAAAGTTGTGACCGAAGTCATTTTGGTCATTACACCGCACATCGTCCGCAGCGTCACACCGCCACAATTAGCGAAGCACACGATGTGGTCAGGCACAAGCAACCAGTACAGCACGAAGCCGATGTTTTCACAACCTAATCCGGCTGTGTCTCTTCTGAACACCCAGGACTTGCTCCCAGACACGACCGATTCTTCCGAATCGACAGCGTTCCCCAAAGACTCCTCATTAACTGAGGGTAAGACACCCCTTTCAACATCCGTGGAACCAGGCTCGGTGGATGCATCCCCGTCTATGACCGATAGACCACGTCTACAAGTCCTGCCGACCGCTACGTCAGTTAAAGTCGGAGATCAAATATCCATCACCATTCAAGGGGAAAACCTGTCATCGGTCGGAAAAACCTCTCTCACGCTGACCTATGACCCAGCGGTGCTTTCCTTTGCGCAGGCCAATGAAGGGACAGTATGGACATCTCAGCAGATGGTTCCAAGTATGACCGTTTCCGCCGTGCCACATTTAGGACAATTGGTTCTTCAAATGGGTCAGGAGGAAACAGCCGTCCAAGGGAGTGGCTCACTTGCCACGGTGACGTTCGAAGCCACCGGGACTGGAAACTCAAACATTCACATTCAACAATCAACGTTCTTGGGAGCCAATGGCCAATCTATCCCGGTCATGGTGGAACATGGCAGAGTGTTGGTGGAATAA
- a CDS encoding VanZ family protein: MILYALAIVYLSSQSNPGQHLHLPSFMFNINDKFLHACEYGVLGILLYRAFKYTTPHAGNMGLAIICVIAFGISDEIHQWFVPQRQADILDLVADTFGAAFLIFGWVLITEKGRRRLIIRK; the protein is encoded by the coding sequence GTGATCCTCTATGCGCTCGCTATTGTGTATCTCTCCTCTCAATCCAATCCTGGCCAACACCTCCACCTCCCTTCCTTTATGTTCAATATTAATGATAAATTTTTACATGCCTGCGAATATGGCGTACTCGGGATTTTGCTCTATCGTGCATTCAAATATACGACCCCGCACGCGGGAAATATGGGCCTTGCTATCATCTGCGTCATTGCGTTCGGGATTTCCGATGAGATCCATCAATGGTTTGTCCCTCAGCGTCAGGCTGACATTTTGGATCTCGTTGCCGATACCTTTGGTGCCGCCTTTTTAATATTTGGTTGGGTGCTCATAACAGAGAAAGGACGAAGACGGCTGATTATCCGCAAGTAA
- the tenA gene encoding thiaminase II, which produces MTFSEQLRDRAAPIWAAQFKHPFVVALGKGTLPAKKFQYYILQDARYLEELARVFALGSAKATDGETALRFAKLVEDTITVERGLHESYGKQWALSPKDMRSTPLSPTNYAYCRHMRSVAQTGTLGEITVVALPCAWVYCEVGHHLLEKATPKPSHPYYEWLQLYGSPEFAEVTRWMREVVDRCAKTAGRAEKGRMEEAFLISSQYEWMFWDMAWREEKWPI; this is translated from the coding sequence ATGACCTTCTCAGAACAATTACGAGATCGTGCAGCGCCTATTTGGGCAGCCCAGTTCAAACATCCCTTCGTCGTGGCACTGGGCAAAGGCACGTTACCGGCAAAAAAGTTTCAATATTACATCCTTCAAGATGCAAGGTATTTAGAAGAATTGGCCAGAGTTTTTGCGCTTGGATCGGCTAAAGCGACGGATGGAGAGACGGCCCTTCGGTTTGCCAAACTCGTTGAAGACACGATAACCGTCGAACGAGGGCTTCATGAATCGTATGGAAAACAATGGGCTCTTTCCCCCAAAGACATGCGATCCACCCCCCTTTCTCCAACAAATTATGCCTATTGTCGCCATATGAGAAGCGTGGCACAAACCGGGACACTCGGGGAAATTACGGTGGTGGCTCTCCCCTGTGCATGGGTCTATTGTGAAGTCGGACACCACCTCTTGGAAAAGGCAACACCCAAGCCCTCTCATCCGTATTATGAATGGTTGCAGCTGTATGGGTCACCCGAATTTGCAGAAGTCACCCGATGGATGCGCGAAGTCGTCGATCGCTGCGCGAAAACCGCAGGCAGGGCTGAAAAAGGCAGGATGGAGGAAGCCTTTCTCATCAGTTCGCAATACGAATGGATGTTTTGGGATATGGCCTGGCGGGAAGAAAAATGGCCCATATAG
- the tpx gene encoding thiol peroxidase produces MPKISLISLLLILTAVSLPGCSTLNGQSGHEFSYKNIPVDKESARTGEGSTILFRGAPLPLSGSEVKAGETLRAVPLAKGDLSLVNIHETQGKVRIINIVPSLDTKVCEQQTHYLSEKNQGLDQQVQLITISIDTPFAQERFAKEAGITNVKFLSDYRGGEFGASHGLLLEGPHVLARAVMVVDANNVIRYLQVTPDLGHMPDMDKAFQVARSVLQN; encoded by the coding sequence ATGCCAAAAATTTCGCTTATTTCGTTACTTCTCATTTTAACGGCTGTTTCGTTGCCGGGTTGTTCGACCCTTAATGGTCAATCGGGACACGAATTTTCCTACAAAAACATTCCAGTTGACAAAGAAAGCGCCAGAACAGGAGAGGGTTCGACCATTCTATTTCGAGGCGCCCCTTTGCCGCTGAGTGGCAGTGAAGTGAAAGCCGGAGAGACTCTACGTGCGGTCCCATTGGCAAAAGGCGATTTATCACTCGTCAACATTCATGAAACGCAAGGGAAAGTCCGCATTATCAATATCGTGCCTTCCCTGGACACGAAAGTGTGCGAACAACAAACGCATTATCTGAGTGAGAAAAACCAGGGTCTTGATCAACAGGTGCAACTGATCACCATCAGTATTGATACCCCTTTCGCTCAAGAACGATTTGCGAAGGAAGCAGGCATTACCAATGTTAAATTTCTGTCCGATTATCGAGGCGGAGAGTTTGGTGCTTCCCACGGATTACTGTTGGAGGGGCCGCATGTTCTGGCACGAGCCGTCATGGTCGTCGATGCGAATAATGTGATCCGCTATCTCCAGGTCACTCCTGATCTCGGCCATATGCCGGATATGGATAAAGCCTTTCAAGTGGCTCGCTCCGTTCTACAAAACTAG
- a CDS encoding alpha/beta fold hydrolase: protein MQGRSDFRSFLLFMVSLGCLTILGCSSLRALPSGIELIQRVPYQIARVNTHRIAYLDVGQGPPLILIHGFGGSMWQWEHQYSVLSQTHRVIILDLLGSGLSDKPEGAYTPKYLLEFFREFMDTLNIPRATLVGNSMGAGLAMAMALDYPERVERLVLISGFPAQVENSIASPHYQSFLHHRPPLWLAKLGNWMAGKRTTEYILKEIIYNSALISPTIIDRSFHNRQRGDFLAPLYSLMDNIKTWEGQYGKRLQKIAHQVLLLWGEHDGVFPLQVGERVKDQLPHVEWHVIPEAGHLAQWEAPTIVNQYILSFLERKS from the coding sequence ATGCAGGGCCGTTCTGACTTTCGATCCTTCCTCCTTTTCATGGTTTCACTTGGATGCTTGACGATCTTGGGTTGTTCCTCTCTCAGGGCACTCCCTTCCGGAATCGAACTGATCCAACGTGTGCCCTATCAGATCGCCAGAGTCAACACCCATCGCATTGCCTATCTTGACGTCGGGCAAGGTCCACCGCTTATCCTTATCCATGGATTTGGCGGGTCGATGTGGCAATGGGAACATCAATATTCTGTTTTGTCCCAAACTCATCGGGTTATCATCCTGGATTTACTCGGCTCTGGGCTCTCTGATAAACCGGAAGGCGCGTACACACCAAAATACCTCTTGGAGTTTTTCCGGGAATTCATGGATACCCTCAATATTCCACGAGCCACCTTGGTCGGAAATTCCATGGGAGCCGGGTTGGCGATGGCCATGGCCCTTGACTATCCGGAACGTGTGGAACGACTTGTGCTTATTTCTGGATTTCCTGCCCAGGTGGAAAACAGTATCGCTTCCCCGCATTACCAGAGCTTTCTCCATCACCGCCCTCCCCTCTGGCTCGCCAAATTGGGAAATTGGATGGCAGGAAAAAGGACCACGGAATATATTCTCAAAGAAATCATTTATAATTCAGCACTCATTTCCCCTACTATCATTGACCGTTCATTTCATAATCGCCAGAGGGGCGACTTTCTTGCCCCCCTCTATTCTTTAATGGACAATATCAAGACATGGGAGGGACAATATGGAAAAAGGCTTCAAAAGATTGCTCATCAGGTCCTGCTCTTGTGGGGGGAGCATGATGGGGTGTTTCCACTCCAGGTCGGTGAACGGGTAAAAGACCAGTTACCGCATGTTGAATGGCATGTCATCCCTGAGGCCGGCCACCTTGCACAATGGGAAGCACCCACTATCGTGAATCAATACATCCTCTCATTTTTAGAACGAAAATCCTGA
- the oadA gene encoding sodium-extruding oxaloacetate decarboxylase subunit alpha yields MSRKSTHSDKSRKPSRPVPTRTKLDAAPALDIEASPKRQVFLTDVALRDGHQSLLATRMRTEDLLSVASELDEVGFWSLEVWGGATFDSCLRFLKEDPWERLRAFREAMPKTRLQMLLRGQNLVGYRHYADDVLEKFIELSAQNGIDVFRIFDALNDIRNIRPAMEVVKACGKHIEATICYTVSPVHSLNHFVEQAKQLEDLGADTICIKDMAGLLPPFEAYELISRLKATVRVPIHLHTHYTSGMASMSSLMAIMGGLDILDTALSPLSGGTSHPPTESFIAALRNTPYDTKLNLEQIAPAADKLRKARKRYRQFESDFTGVDTDILLSQVPGGMLSNLAAQLAEQNALGKIKEVLEEIPRVRKDMGYPPLVTPTSQIVGTQATLNILTGERYKVITNETKNYFQGLYGKPPGTLNSKIRQKALEGDVPVSGRPADNLDPELDDAKQELVGREMAEEDIVSYALLPSVALQFFDERERGELKPEPLHDSSESGPAVAHDLHLAPVEFNVTVHGEAYHIRVSGSGQTVDGVKPYYIKVNDKLEEVYLEPIQEVLAGSPDPPPSHTSKTEKRPKPSQPGDVTTPMPGRVVKVLVTEGSSVNVGDSLLVVEAMKMENRVQSPIAGSVITIYVREGDEVNPDETLIHLE; encoded by the coding sequence ATGTCACGAAAATCCACACACTCTGATAAAAGCAGGAAACCCAGTCGTCCCGTCCCTACCCGGACAAAATTGGATGCCGCTCCCGCTCTGGATATCGAAGCATCTCCGAAGCGACAGGTCTTTTTAACCGATGTGGCTCTTCGGGATGGACACCAATCTCTTTTGGCAACCCGCATGCGCACAGAGGATCTCTTATCTGTGGCATCCGAATTAGACGAAGTCGGATTTTGGTCACTAGAAGTGTGGGGTGGTGCCACCTTCGATTCCTGCCTCCGGTTTCTTAAGGAAGACCCCTGGGAGCGCCTACGAGCTTTCCGGGAGGCCATGCCGAAAACCCGTCTTCAAATGCTTTTGCGTGGGCAAAACCTTGTGGGATATCGACACTATGCTGACGACGTCCTTGAAAAATTCATTGAATTGTCCGCTCAAAACGGCATTGATGTCTTCAGAATCTTTGATGCACTGAATGACATCAGAAATATCAGGCCGGCCATGGAAGTGGTGAAAGCGTGTGGCAAGCATATCGAAGCAACCATTTGTTATACCGTCAGTCCGGTCCACAGTCTGAATCATTTTGTGGAACAAGCCAAACAACTCGAAGATCTGGGGGCAGACACCATTTGCATCAAAGATATGGCCGGACTCCTTCCTCCCTTTGAAGCCTATGAATTGATTTCACGATTAAAGGCCACGGTCCGGGTCCCCATTCACCTGCACACACATTACACCTCCGGTATGGCTTCCATGTCTTCCCTGATGGCGATTATGGGCGGGTTGGATATTCTGGATACCGCCTTATCTCCCCTTTCCGGCGGTACCTCCCACCCTCCAACCGAATCGTTTATTGCCGCCCTGCGGAACACACCGTATGACACGAAATTGAATCTTGAGCAAATTGCTCCGGCTGCGGATAAATTACGCAAGGCCCGAAAACGCTATCGCCAATTTGAAAGCGATTTTACCGGTGTCGACACGGACATTCTTCTCTCCCAAGTGCCTGGTGGAATGCTCTCGAATTTGGCAGCCCAATTGGCCGAGCAAAATGCCCTGGGGAAAATCAAAGAAGTGCTGGAAGAAATCCCACGCGTGCGAAAAGACATGGGGTATCCTCCCCTCGTCACCCCCACCAGCCAAATTGTCGGAACGCAAGCGACGCTGAATATTTTAACCGGTGAACGCTATAAAGTGATTACCAATGAAACCAAAAATTACTTTCAAGGTTTGTATGGGAAACCACCGGGCACCCTCAACTCCAAGATACGACAAAAAGCTTTGGAAGGTGATGTCCCCGTGTCCGGTCGTCCCGCTGACAACCTTGACCCTGAACTGGACGATGCAAAACAGGAACTCGTTGGGCGAGAGATGGCTGAAGAAGACATTGTCTCCTATGCACTGCTCCCATCCGTGGCGTTGCAATTTTTTGATGAACGGGAGCGAGGAGAGCTAAAACCCGAACCTCTTCATGACTCCTCGGAGAGTGGTCCGGCTGTGGCTCACGATCTTCATTTAGCCCCGGTAGAATTTAACGTGACGGTTCACGGGGAAGCCTATCATATTCGGGTATCGGGATCCGGACAGACGGTTGACGGCGTGAAACCCTATTATATTAAGGTGAATGACAAACTTGAAGAAGTATATCTCGAACCGATTCAAGAAGTCTTAGCCGGCTCACCTGACCCTCCACCATCCCACACATCAAAGACGGAAAAACGTCCCAAGCCATCACAACCCGGGGACGTGACCACACCCATGCCTGGCCGGGTGGTCAAGGTCCTGGTGACCGAGGGTTCAAGTGTCAACGTCGGTGATTCTCTGTTGGTGGTGGAAGCCATGAAAATGGAAAATCGCGTCCAATCGCCTATTGCCGGGTCGGTCATCACCATCTACGTGAGAGAAGGGGATGAAGTGAATCCTGATGAAACGCTGATTCATCTGGAATAA
- a CDS encoding acetyl-CoA carboxylase biotin carboxylase subunit, producing the protein MLKKVLVANRGEIAMRVIRACREFGIATAAIYSESDATAIYVKKANEAYLVGPGPVQGYLDARQIVGLAKRIRADAIHPGYGFLAENADFARICEEAGILFIGPSPHSLELLGDKVQARALAIKIGVPVVPGTDSSVGTLEEALTFSHKAGYPVMVKASAGGGGRGLRVVRSDDELQEAMEAGAREALAAFGNGELFLEKYVERPHHIEFQLLADKNGYVIHLGERDCSIQRRHQKLIEIAPSLVLTPRLRAEMGEAAIAMARAAQFYNAGTVEFLLDPDGRYYFMEMNPRIQVEHTVTEQITTVDIVQSQLWIAAGRPLVFGQHEVNLQGYAIQCRVNAEDPQNGFRPSSGKITAYLSPGGVGVRIDGAVYKDYTVPPYYDALLAKLTVHGRTWDETVRRTHRSLEEFVLRGVKTTIPFMTKLMEEPDFRAGRFDTSYLERHPELFEYEEAEEPEDLVIALSAAIAAFEGL; encoded by the coding sequence ATGTTAAAAAAAGTTTTAGTTGCCAATCGAGGAGAAATTGCGATGCGGGTCATCCGGGCATGTCGAGAATTCGGCATTGCCACGGCGGCGATTTATTCAGAAAGTGATGCCACCGCCATTTACGTCAAAAAAGCCAATGAAGCGTATTTAGTCGGTCCGGGCCCTGTGCAAGGTTACCTTGATGCTCGACAAATTGTAGGATTGGCGAAGCGTATTCGAGCGGATGCCATTCACCCAGGATATGGATTTTTAGCAGAAAATGCCGATTTTGCCCGGATCTGCGAAGAAGCCGGCATTCTCTTTATTGGCCCATCTCCTCATTCACTTGAACTACTGGGCGATAAGGTCCAGGCTCGAGCACTGGCCATTAAAATTGGCGTCCCCGTTGTTCCAGGGACAGATAGCAGTGTGGGTACTCTAGAAGAGGCACTCACGTTCTCCCATAAGGCGGGATACCCCGTTATGGTCAAAGCCAGCGCCGGAGGTGGAGGGCGAGGCCTCCGCGTTGTGCGTTCGGATGATGAATTACAAGAGGCCATGGAGGCGGGAGCCCGTGAAGCTCTGGCAGCCTTTGGAAACGGGGAATTATTTCTTGAAAAATATGTGGAACGACCACACCATATTGAATTTCAATTACTGGCAGACAAAAACGGCTATGTGATTCACCTGGGAGAACGTGATTGTTCGATTCAGCGGCGCCATCAAAAACTGATAGAAATCGCCCCGTCACTTGTGTTAACCCCTCGACTACGGGCGGAAATGGGAGAAGCGGCCATTGCTATGGCTCGCGCCGCCCAGTTTTATAATGCCGGGACCGTGGAGTTTTTGTTAGATCCCGATGGACGATATTATTTCATGGAAATGAACCCCCGCATCCAAGTGGAACACACTGTCACGGAACAGATTACCACGGTTGATATTGTGCAATCCCAACTATGGATTGCCGCAGGACGCCCTCTGGTCTTCGGGCAGCATGAGGTCAATCTCCAGGGGTATGCCATTCAATGTCGGGTGAATGCGGAAGATCCCCAAAACGGATTTCGACCCTCGTCGGGAAAAATTACGGCCTATTTATCTCCTGGCGGCGTTGGTGTCCGCATTGACGGAGCGGTGTACAAAGATTATACCGTCCCTCCGTATTATGATGCTCTGTTAGCCAAGTTGACGGTTCATGGTCGAACCTGGGACGAAACGGTTCGCCGAACTCATCGCTCACTCGAAGAATTCGTCCTGCGGGGGGTCAAAACCACTATTCCATTTATGACAAAGCTCATGGAAGAACCGGATTTTCGAGCCGGGCGATTTGACACCTCCTATCTTGAACGCCATCCAGAACTCTTTGAATATGAGGAAGCAGAAGAACCGGAGGATCTGGTTATTGCCCTGTCCGCAGCCATCGCCGCGTTCGAAGGATTATAA
- a CDS encoding substrate-binding domain-containing protein: MAATRLFNNIVGKVSFVVGIGFLWGLILPMAPVHSKESPNSEPPLTAPSPISGTILIVGNGPERYLLEILAAEFESRHPSVSVDIFWHPNAKPIRTIELNEADIGITGEEVPSLRSTAIARDGVAVLTNFSNPVKEMTTQQVADVFSGKIRYWSQVYEEAPQTKIVLINRTTNENIRQGFEKILGIPDGIPRSAFRAGTEDEAIKAVSGNLEGITFVSMTPALRAKEDGVAINLLFINRVEPEVQTVLDNRYPLQRPVMLITNAQPSPQALAFEQFALSREGQNLMRKGKFYPLLTSQ, encoded by the coding sequence ATGGCGGCCACCCGGCTCTTTAACAATATAGTTGGCAAGGTTTCTTTTGTGGTCGGGATAGGTTTTCTCTGGGGACTCATTCTTCCAATGGCCCCTGTTCATTCAAAAGAATCTCCTAATTCAGAGCCTCCCCTTACGGCTCCATCTCCGATTTCAGGGACCATTCTTATCGTTGGAAATGGACCAGAGCGATATCTCCTGGAAATTCTGGCTGCGGAATTTGAGTCCCGCCATCCTTCTGTTTCCGTTGATATATTTTGGCATCCCAATGCCAAGCCAATCCGAACTATCGAACTTAACGAAGCCGACATTGGCATTACGGGGGAAGAGGTTCCTTCCCTCAGATCTACGGCAATTGCCAGAGACGGCGTCGCTGTCTTAACGAATTTTTCAAACCCCGTGAAAGAAATGACCACCCAGCAGGTTGCGGATGTCTTTTCCGGAAAAATCCGGTATTGGTCTCAGGTCTATGAGGAAGCCCCTCAAACCAAAATTGTGCTCATCAATCGAACCACGAATGAAAATATTCGACAGGGTTTCGAAAAAATATTAGGTATTCCGGATGGGATCCCGCGTTCCGCCTTTAGAGCGGGAACCGAGGATGAGGCCATTAAAGCAGTAAGTGGAAATCTTGAGGGAATCACGTTTGTATCCATGACTCCGGCTCTCCGGGCGAAAGAGGATGGAGTCGCGATCAATCTTCTGTTTATTAATCGCGTGGAGCCTGAAGTACAAACGGTACTGGATAATCGCTATCCACTCCAACGACCCGTGATGCTCATCACAAATGCCCAACCTTCACCTCAGGCCCTGGCCTTTGAACAATTTGCTCTCTCACGGGAAGGCCAAAACCTGATGCGAAAAGGGAAATTTTATCCACTTCTTACCAGTCAATAA
- a CDS encoding FmdB family zinc ribbon protein, producing the protein MPLYEYVCEGCDHHYEAMQALSVKPEETLCPKCNTTQSRRIMSSFASKIVGTHKPGFAEGKAYNMLNERMDKFSKLPPIMGQRAAPTEANSQPSGGE; encoded by the coding sequence ATGCCATTGTATGAATATGTCTGCGAAGGGTGCGATCATCATTATGAGGCCATGCAAGCCCTGAGCGTAAAACCGGAAGAAACGCTTTGCCCAAAATGCAATACCACCCAAAGCCGACGAATTATGTCCTCGTTTGCGTCAAAAATTGTGGGAACACATAAACCAGGATTCGCTGAAGGCAAAGCCTATAATATGCTGAATGAACGAATGGATAAGTTTTCCAAACTCCCCCCAATTATGGGCCAGCGCGCGGCCCCGACCGAAGCCAATTCCCAACCCTCCGGAGGAGAATAG
- the hemE gene encoding uroporphyrinogen decarboxylase, translating into MNDRFLKACLRQPVDRTPVWFMRQAGRYMEEYQAIRRKHSILEVCKTPALAAEVTLQPINRFDLDAAIIFADILLPLQAMGLNLEFIEGKGPVIDNPIRGEMGIVDLRPVDGEAFAYAGEAIRQTLQALDNRVPLLGFAGAPFTLASYAIEGGSSRDYARTKNLMFSQPTVWHQLMSKLSVVVVEYLRVQSRAGAQAIQLFDSWVGCLSPGDYEEYVLPHVQNIFSALRVEGIPLIYFGTGTTGLLPLMRKAGSDVMGVDWRVRLDEAWGTIGFDVSIQGNLDPLVLFAPEKEIERRVKDIMLQAGGRPGHIFNLGHGILPNTPLHSVEFAIECVRRYSTASSRE; encoded by the coding sequence ATGAATGATCGATTTTTAAAAGCCTGCTTGCGTCAGCCCGTAGACCGAACCCCTGTTTGGTTTATGCGGCAAGCGGGCCGATACATGGAAGAATACCAGGCTATCCGACGCAAGCATTCTATTTTGGAGGTATGCAAAACGCCTGCGTTAGCTGCCGAGGTCACGCTGCAACCTATCAATCGCTTTGATCTGGATGCGGCCATCATTTTTGCGGATATTTTATTGCCCCTCCAAGCCATGGGATTAAACCTGGAATTTATTGAGGGAAAGGGTCCGGTCATTGATAACCCGATACGCGGTGAGATGGGTATTGTGGATCTGCGTCCGGTCGATGGCGAGGCGTTTGCCTATGCCGGAGAAGCCATTCGCCAGACACTTCAGGCTCTCGATAATCGAGTTCCGTTACTGGGATTTGCCGGAGCGCCGTTTACATTAGCCAGTTACGCCATTGAAGGCGGAAGCTCGCGGGACTATGCCCGAACCAAGAACTTAATGTTCTCCCAGCCGACCGTGTGGCATCAATTGATGTCCAAACTATCCGTGGTTGTCGTGGAGTATTTACGAGTACAAAGTCGAGCAGGCGCACAAGCCATTCAACTCTTTGACAGTTGGGTCGGTTGTTTAAGTCCTGGCGATTATGAAGAATATGTCCTTCCTCATGTGCAAAATATTTTTTCTGCCTTACGGGTTGAGGGAATTCCCCTCATCTATTTTGGAACGGGAACGACCGGTCTTCTTCCGCTGATGCGAAAGGCGGGAAGCGATGTGATGGGTGTCGACTGGCGAGTTCGTTTGGATGAAGCATGGGGCACTATCGGGTTTGATGTGAGTATTCAAGGTAATCTGGATCCCCTGGTTCTGTTCGCCCCGGAAAAAGAAATTGAGCGTCGTGTGAAGGATATTATGCTGCAAGCTGGCGGCAGACCCGGTCACATTTTCAATTTGGGTCACGGCATTCTTCCTAATACCCCTTTACACAGCGTTGAGTTTGCCATTGAATGTGTTCGCCGGTATTCCACGGCTTCTTCACGTGAATGA